Proteins co-encoded in one Marinomonas sp. IMCC 4694 genomic window:
- a CDS encoding aspartate carbamoyltransferase catalytic subunit, with protein sequence MMRSEPRALQLNEHGQLKHFLTLDGLDKTILTEILDRADSFLSMGEQSVKKVPLLRGKTVVNLFFENSTRTRTTFELAAKRLSADVINLNIETSATSKGESLLDTLKNLEAMQSDMFIVRHSDSGAAHFIAEHCTPNVAIINAGDGRHAHPTQAMLDMLTIRRHKGGFDGLKVAIVGDILHSRVARSQLQALTTLGVSEVRLVGPKTLVPSFFADMGATICHDLEVGLKEVDVIVMLRLQKERMKGALLPSESEFYRLYGLTEETLAWAKSDAIVMHPGPINRGVEISSEVADGTHSVILNQVTNGIAVRMAVMSMAMSGQVQSQNDDESVAREGK encoded by the coding sequence ATGATGCGATCCGAGCCTCGGGCATTACAGTTAAATGAACACGGGCAGCTTAAGCATTTTTTAACACTGGATGGGTTAGACAAAACCATCCTGACTGAAATCTTAGACCGGGCTGATTCCTTCTTGTCGATGGGGGAGCAATCGGTCAAAAAAGTACCTTTACTGCGCGGCAAGACCGTGGTGAATTTATTCTTCGAAAACTCCACTCGAACGCGCACCACCTTTGAATTGGCGGCCAAACGTCTTTCGGCGGACGTGATCAATCTAAACATCGAAACCTCTGCGACGTCAAAAGGCGAGTCCTTGCTGGATACGCTGAAAAATCTTGAAGCCATGCAAAGCGACATGTTTATTGTGCGCCATTCCGACAGTGGCGCGGCGCATTTTATTGCTGAACACTGTACGCCTAATGTCGCCATTATCAACGCGGGTGATGGCCGCCATGCACATCCTACCCAAGCTATGTTAGACATGCTGACGATTCGTCGCCACAAAGGCGGTTTTGACGGCTTAAAGGTGGCCATCGTTGGTGATATTTTGCATTCCCGTGTGGCACGCTCTCAGTTGCAAGCCTTGACTACGCTTGGTGTGAGTGAGGTGCGTTTAGTTGGCCCTAAGACCTTGGTGCCGAGTTTCTTTGCCGATATGGGCGCGACCATTTGCCATGATTTGGAAGTCGGTTTAAAAGAGGTCGATGTGATTGTGATGTTGCGATTGCAAAAAGAGCGCATGAAGGGCGCTTTACTGCCCAGTGAAAGTGAGTTTTACCGTTTGTATGGCTTGACCGAAGAAACGTTAGCGTGGGCAAAATCGGACGCGATTGTGATGCACCCGGGGCCGATTAACCGCGGTGTGGAAATTTCCTCTGAAGTGGCCGACGGCACACATTCAGTGATTTTAAATCAGGTGACCAACGGCATCGCAGTACGTATGGCCGTGATGTCGATGGCAATGAGTGGACAGGTTCAGAGTCAAAATGACGATGAGTCAGTGGCGAGGGAGGGAAAATAA
- a CDS encoding YqgE/AlgH family protein, with product MTMNTFFDSFKDHFLISMPHLNDPHFEHTVIYLCEHSKEGAMGIIINRPANVDFIELANHLNMPIDNVPLRSEPIYNGGPVEAERGFILHTSDKVWDNTLRVTDEVSLSASLEALEDIAKGRGPDAFRITLGCAGWDAGQLDAEIANNDWLVCEADLDVLFHTPSDMQFTAAARVLGIDMARLSPDIGHG from the coding sequence ATGACTATGAATACATTTTTCGATTCGTTTAAAGACCACTTCTTAATTTCTATGCCACACCTAAACGATCCACATTTTGAACATACGGTGATCTATCTTTGTGAACATTCCAAAGAAGGCGCCATGGGAATCATTATAAATCGTCCTGCTAATGTGGATTTTATTGAATTGGCCAACCATCTTAATATGCCGATTGACAATGTGCCTCTGCGTTCAGAGCCGATTTACAATGGTGGCCCAGTGGAAGCAGAGCGCGGCTTCATTTTGCATACGTCCGATAAAGTCTGGGACAATACGTTACGCGTCACCGATGAGGTGTCATTATCGGCCTCACTCGAAGCGCTTGAAGACATTGCAAAAGGCCGGGGTCCAGACGCGTTTCGTATCACTTTGGGGTGCGCCGGTTGGGATGCGGGTCAGCTTGACGCTGAAATTGCCAACAACGATTGGCTGGTATGTGAGGCGGATTTAGACGTATTATTCCACACCCCAAGTGATATGCAATTTACCGCCGCTGCGCGGGTATTGGGTATTGATATGGCAAGACTTTCACCCGACATAGGACATGGTTAA
- a CDS encoding dihydroorotase, protein MKLRIQNGRLIDPSQDIDAVIDLFIDNQKIVALGDAPEGFEEADVMDAAGQWILPGLVDLAVSLREPGLTQKGSIATEGRAAVSGGVTTLVCPPNTRPIVDTPAVAALIQDKADDAGMANVFPLGALTQGLEGAQLSNMVALTEAGCIALSNHRHPMVSTKVLARALEYAATHDLLVVFHPDEPSLSEGGCAHEGLMSTIHGLAGIPEEAETIALMRDLLLVEKTGVRAHFARLSCAKSVEMMADAKASGLNVTADVALHNLLLNDQILNRFDGHYHVLPPLRSEEDRLTLIEGIKSGVITAICSDHQPHEKMAKIAPFAATEPGMANVEILLPLAMQLMDEGDVDLTTLLTCLTSGPAACFGLEAGSLSVGSFADFIVFDSTARWVWTYEGRKTKGHNSPYFGDELVGRVMQTFISGQRVYQAV, encoded by the coding sequence ATGAAATTACGTATTCAAAATGGCCGCTTGATCGACCCGAGCCAAGACATCGATGCGGTCATCGACTTGTTCATTGATAACCAAAAGATTGTCGCGCTTGGAGACGCTCCAGAAGGCTTTGAAGAGGCTGACGTGATGGATGCGGCGGGCCAGTGGATTTTGCCCGGTCTGGTGGATTTGGCGGTGTCACTTCGTGAGCCCGGTTTGACGCAAAAAGGCAGCATTGCTACTGAGGGCCGCGCGGCGGTCTCCGGCGGCGTCACCACCTTGGTGTGCCCGCCGAATACGCGCCCTATCGTCGACACCCCCGCGGTGGCCGCGCTGATCCAAGATAAAGCTGACGACGCAGGTATGGCGAATGTGTTTCCACTAGGGGCGTTGACGCAGGGTTTAGAAGGTGCGCAGCTAAGTAATATGGTCGCGCTGACTGAGGCGGGCTGTATTGCCTTGTCGAACCATCGCCACCCAATGGTGAGCACTAAGGTGTTGGCGCGTGCTTTGGAATACGCGGCCACGCATGATTTGCTGGTGGTGTTTCACCCAGATGAACCCAGCTTGTCAGAGGGTGGGTGTGCCCACGAAGGCCTGATGTCGACGATACACGGTTTGGCCGGTATTCCAGAAGAAGCCGAAACCATCGCTTTGATGCGCGATTTGTTGTTAGTGGAAAAAACGGGCGTGCGTGCGCACTTTGCGCGTTTATCTTGTGCCAAATCGGTGGAAATGATGGCCGACGCCAAAGCGTCTGGGTTGAACGTAACCGCCGATGTAGCGCTGCATAATTTGCTTTTAAATGATCAAATCTTGAACCGCTTCGACGGTCATTATCATGTGTTGCCGCCATTGCGCAGCGAAGAAGACCGTCTGACGCTGATCGAAGGAATTAAGAGCGGGGTGATTACGGCCATTTGTTCCGATCATCAGCCTCATGAAAAAATGGCGAAGATTGCGCCATTCGCGGCGACGGAACCCGGCATGGCAAACGTGGAAATACTCCTGCCTTTGGCAATGCAGCTGATGGATGAAGGCGACGTTGACCTTACTACATTACTGACGTGCCTAACGTCTGGCCCCGCGGCATGCTTTGGTCTTGAAGCGGGGTCATTATCGGTAGGCAGTTTTGCGGACTTTATTGTATTTGATAGTACCGCACGTTGGGTATGGACGTACGAAGGGCGTAAGACAAAGGGCCATAATTCACCGTATTTTGGTGATGAGCTCGTTGGCCGTGTGATGCAAACCTTTATCTCGGGACAAAGAGTGTATCAAGCCGTGTAA
- a CDS encoding AEC family transporter, with product MLLETQSVILDVAAPVLLMIAIGAFLRRIQLINDGFILISSRFVFQVSMPALFFFGMLGSNLSGLISVNLAVYFIASILLTFLFSWLLAVKLGVAERQRGIFVQIAFRGNCGIFSVALVVNMFGPEGVALGGVMSGLSVLLFNVLAEIILTRYSKGSLRLVPVLKSLLKNALIMSIVLGVVANLAAVTLPTFMVKTGSLVGGLSLPLALICIGGSLATSGFSLHKHVSIAVLCKVALSPIFFTMLGYYLGFGQKELLFLFVFLAAPTAASAYVTAVAKGDDGKSTANAIACSTLISSVVIVLFVPIIRVLIGE from the coding sequence ATGCTGCTAGAGACGCAAAGCGTTATTTTGGATGTCGCTGCACCCGTGTTACTGATGATTGCAATAGGGGCATTTTTACGTCGGATCCAGCTTATAAATGATGGCTTTATTCTGATTAGTTCGCGATTTGTCTTTCAGGTCTCTATGCCTGCCCTGTTCTTTTTTGGCATGTTAGGAAGCAATCTAAGCGGGCTTATCAGCGTAAACTTGGCTGTTTATTTTATTGCATCGATTCTTCTTACCTTTCTTTTTTCTTGGTTGTTGGCGGTAAAGCTTGGTGTGGCTGAGCGGCAACGGGGGATCTTTGTTCAGATCGCTTTTCGAGGAAATTGTGGCATTTTTAGTGTTGCTTTAGTGGTGAACATGTTTGGGCCAGAAGGCGTGGCGCTTGGCGGTGTGATGTCTGGTTTGAGCGTACTGCTGTTTAATGTATTGGCTGAAATTATTCTTACGCGTTACAGCAAGGGATCGTTACGACTCGTCCCCGTTCTAAAAAGCCTTTTGAAGAACGCGCTCATTATGAGTATCGTTTTAGGCGTTGTGGCTAATTTAGCCGCAGTAACATTGCCTACCTTTATGGTCAAAACAGGCTCTCTTGTCGGAGGATTGTCTTTACCACTGGCCCTGATATGCATTGGTGGTTCGTTAGCAACCAGTGGCTTTTCTTTGCATAAGCACGTTTCCATAGCTGTGTTATGCAAGGTGGCCTTGAGCCCTATTTTTTTTACGATGTTGGGTTATTATTTGGGGTTTGGTCAAAAAGAATTGTTGTTTTTGTTTGTGTTTTTGGCGGCACCCACCGCGGCATCGGCTTATGTTACGGCGGTAGCGAAAGGAGATGATGGTAAATCAACGGCAAATGCGATTGCGTGTTCTACCCTTATTTCTTCTGTGGTCATTGTGTTATTTGTGCCTATTATTAGGGTGCTTATAGGGGAGTAA
- the ruvX gene encoding Holliday junction resolvase RuvX — protein MTALISTGMPLGDHQKPNTVRSVLGFDFGTTRIGVATGQSVTGTAQPLDPLKAKEGIPNWDEIAKIVAEWQPDAFVVGLPLDMDGGENDMCQRARKFAKRLHGRFNRPYHMMDERLSSYEAKGQVLARGGNRNFKENSVDGLAAQMIVETWFAESH, from the coding sequence ATGACCGCGTTAATCTCTACAGGCATGCCTTTAGGCGATCATCAGAAACCCAATACTGTTCGTTCCGTATTGGGTTTTGATTTTGGTACGACACGCATCGGCGTTGCCACGGGGCAAAGCGTTACAGGGACGGCTCAGCCGTTGGATCCTTTAAAGGCCAAAGAAGGCATTCCCAACTGGGATGAGATTGCTAAAATTGTCGCCGAATGGCAGCCCGATGCGTTTGTGGTTGGTTTGCCTCTGGACATGGATGGTGGCGAAAATGACATGTGTCAACGAGCGCGAAAGTTCGCCAAGCGATTGCATGGGCGTTTTAATCGCCCTTATCATATGATGGACGAAAGGTTGTCGTCTTATGAGGCCAAAGGTCAGGTGTTGGCTCGCGGCGGCAATCGCAATTTTAAAGAAAATTCAGTCGATGGCTTGGCTGCCCAAATGATTGTCGAAACCTGGTTCGCAGAATCACACTAG
- a CDS encoding FadR/GntR family transcriptional regulator encodes MKGVKTVAKSLQIERVGKGDSLASNVAKQLEKQISAGHISVGDKLPTENALCDLFGVSRTVIREAITQLKSLGLVETKRGVGTSVIRAKTSETLFAYQIDPTAITDILHILEMRLSVETTACELAAVRRSEEDVAMLEKYFNEFDEALSRGELARKEDYAFHLAICTATHNPFLKQFYEQFNKNVIPRAKLVNSNLKQVATDEYLYRVRSEHLAILNCIKSQDAEGAKNAMHDHLYRAYHLYEQYQSNNKFDLE; translated from the coding sequence ATGAAAGGGGTTAAAACGGTGGCGAAATCACTACAAATAGAGCGAGTTGGTAAAGGCGATAGCTTGGCAAGCAATGTGGCAAAACAGCTTGAAAAGCAAATTTCGGCTGGCCATATTTCTGTTGGTGATAAACTGCCAACAGAAAATGCCTTATGCGATCTATTTGGCGTGAGTCGTACCGTTATCCGAGAGGCTATCACTCAGCTTAAATCGCTTGGTTTGGTCGAAACAAAGCGCGGGGTTGGTACCAGCGTCATTCGTGCTAAAACCAGTGAAACCTTGTTTGCATACCAGATTGACCCAACGGCTATCACCGATATTCTACATATTTTAGAAATGCGCTTGAGTGTGGAAACAACGGCTTGTGAGCTGGCAGCTGTGCGTCGCTCAGAGGAAGATGTGGCTATGCTTGAAAAATATTTCAACGAATTTGATGAGGCTTTAAGTCGAGGCGAATTGGCTAGAAAAGAAGATTACGCTTTTCATTTGGCTATTTGCACCGCAACTCATAACCCTTTCCTTAAACAGTTCTATGAGCAGTTTAATAAGAACGTTATCCCCAGAGCAAAATTGGTTAATTCAAACTTAAAGCAAGTGGCAACCGATGAGTATTTGTATCGTGTTCGCTCGGAACATCTCGCCATACTGAACTGTATTAAGAGTCAAGATGCAGAAGGTGCAAAAAACGCCATGCACGATCATTTATATCGTGCCTATCACTTGTATGAGCAATACCAGAGTAATAATAAGTTTGATTTAGAGTAA
- a CDS encoding 2OG-Fe(II) oxygenase family protein, giving the protein MILQAIDYTSPTAQKDFVQSLRDTGFGVLKNHPIQKHLVSAIYQEWQAFFDGETKNDYRYNVGTQDGFFPSDVSETAKGHTQKDIKEYFHYYPWGQCPADKKALLAQYYAEANTLALELLTWVEKHSPVEVAQQYSQPLSSMVEGSDQTLLRVLHYPPLKGDETLGAIRAGAHEDINLLTILPSANEPGLQVKAKDGSWVGVPCDFGTLVVNIGDMLQEASGGYFPSTSHRVINPEGADKTKSRISLPLFLHPKPDVVLSKRHTAGSYLHERLVELGVI; this is encoded by the coding sequence ATGATATTACAAGCAATCGACTACACCAGCCCCACGGCCCAAAAAGACTTCGTTCAATCATTGCGTGACACCGGCTTTGGGGTATTAAAAAACCACCCCATTCAGAAACACTTGGTCTCAGCGATTTATCAAGAGTGGCAGGCCTTTTTTGATGGCGAAACAAAAAACGACTACCGCTACAACGTCGGTACACAAGACGGTTTTTTCCCATCTGACGTGTCTGAAACAGCAAAAGGCCACACACAAAAAGACATCAAAGAATATTTCCATTATTACCCGTGGGGACAATGTCCTGCCGACAAAAAAGCCTTGTTGGCGCAGTACTACGCCGAAGCCAATACCTTGGCGTTGGAGCTGTTGACGTGGGTAGAAAAGCATTCGCCTGTCGAGGTGGCGCAACAGTACTCTCAGCCGTTGTCTAGCATGGTAGAAGGCAGCGACCAGACCTTGTTGCGCGTGTTGCATTATCCGCCCTTAAAAGGCGACGAAACACTGGGTGCGATCCGTGCAGGCGCTCACGAAGACATCAATTTATTGACCATTTTACCCTCCGCCAACGAGCCAGGTTTGCAAGTGAAAGCCAAAGACGGCTCGTGGGTGGGCGTGCCTTGTGATTTTGGTACCTTGGTGGTGAACATCGGCGACATGTTGCAAGAAGCCTCGGGGGGCTACTTTCCATCGACCTCCCATCGGGTGATCAACCCAGAAGGCGCCGACAAAACCAAATCGCGCATTTCCTTGCCGTTATTCTTGCACCCAAAACCGGACGTTGTGTTATCAAAGCGTCACACCGCAGGCAGCTACCTGCATGAACGTTTGGTGGAATTGGGGGTAATTTAA
- a CDS encoding 2-hydroxyacid dehydrogenase, which yields MSVIDVLVMVPCRPEQFALLEQRYRLHRYDLADSAGKTHILEQFASSIRAVITTHTGGFPEALLDRLPNVEIVAVASVGFDTVCIDACEKRSVAVTNTPDVLTDDVADMALMLLLNTVRRLLNGVDWIRSGRWQRQEVMPLNTSLTGKRVGIVGLGRIGKAIAHRCEAFGLLVCYYGRREQEAVTYAWYSDLTEMAENVDVMMVVVPGGIQTQGLISKKVLKALGKDGYFINVSRGSVVDEDALIEALESGDIKGAGLDVFANEPYVPARLLALDNVVLQPHCASATEETRGAMSQLVVDNLAAHFAGQALLTKVY from the coding sequence ATGTCAGTAATAGACGTGCTTGTGATGGTTCCTTGTCGTCCGGAGCAGTTTGCTTTGTTGGAGCAACGCTATCGTTTACATCGTTATGATCTGGCGGATAGCGCTGGAAAAACGCACATTTTAGAGCAGTTTGCGTCGTCGATTCGTGCTGTTATAACGACTCACACAGGTGGCTTTCCTGAAGCATTGTTGGACCGCTTACCGAATGTGGAAATTGTGGCGGTGGCCAGTGTCGGTTTTGATACGGTGTGCATTGACGCTTGCGAAAAACGTTCTGTTGCGGTTACAAACACGCCGGATGTATTGACGGACGATGTGGCGGACATGGCATTGATGCTGCTATTAAACACCGTTCGACGCCTTTTAAATGGGGTGGATTGGATTCGAAGTGGGCGATGGCAACGTCAAGAAGTTATGCCACTCAATACGAGCTTGACAGGAAAGCGAGTGGGCATTGTTGGTTTGGGGCGCATCGGTAAAGCCATAGCACACCGCTGTGAAGCCTTTGGTTTGTTGGTCTGTTACTACGGACGACGTGAGCAAGAAGCCGTTACTTATGCTTGGTATTCTGACCTAACTGAGATGGCCGAAAACGTCGATGTGATGATGGTCGTCGTGCCTGGAGGGATACAAACTCAAGGGTTGATCAGTAAAAAAGTTCTAAAGGCGTTAGGTAAAGACGGCTACTTTATTAATGTGTCTCGTGGCTCCGTCGTTGACGAGGACGCCTTGATCGAGGCGTTGGAATCGGGCGACATAAAAGGCGCAGGGCTGGATGTGTTTGCCAATGAACCTTATGTTCCTGCGCGATTATTAGCTCTTGATAACGTGGTTCTTCAGCCTCATTGTGCCAGTGCGACAGAAGAAACACGCGGTGCCATGTCTCAATTAGTGGTGGACAATTTAGCCGCGCATTTTGCGGGCCAAGCCTTGTTAACCAAAGTGTACTAA
- a CDS encoding aldehyde dehydrogenase (NADP(+)) — protein MDTKALLTGTSLIAGNEITGTKKAIQAINPATNETLEPSYLGGDQTHVNQAAELAWQAFDEYRAVSMEKRATFLECIADEILALGDALVERAMAESGLPKMRIEGERGRTMGQLRLFAGVVRLGKATDARIDPAMPNRAPLPRSDLRFQKIALGPVAVFGASNFPLAFSVAGGDTASALAAGCPVIVKAHSAHPGTSELVGRAITAAVKKCGLPAGVFSLLYGSGSDIGGALVAHPAIKAVGFTGSRRGGVALMNIAANRPEPIPVYAEMSSINPVFVMPEKLSAEAQSVAKGFVGSLAMGAGQFCTNPGMVILLKGAAAETFKATVASEVQALGTQTMLTPGIYQAYCEGVAQLNNNTAVSLLAKGNDSDQPNQCCPHVFATSAQAFLADASMEDEVFGSTSLIIECDTLDEYKVVAEHLEGQLTATIQMSDADVDAVRALLPTLERKVGRILCNGYPTGVEVCHSMVHGGPFPATSDSRSTSVGSAAIDRFLRPVCYQDFPSSLIPEAIQDNNPLNVPQLVDGQFK, from the coding sequence ATGGACACTAAAGCACTTCTTACCGGCACTTCATTAATAGCCGGCAATGAAATTACGGGCACCAAAAAAGCCATTCAAGCAATCAATCCAGCGACAAACGAGACGCTTGAACCTTCGTATTTAGGCGGTGATCAAACACATGTTAATCAAGCGGCTGAGTTGGCTTGGCAAGCGTTTGACGAGTATCGTGCTGTTAGCATGGAAAAACGTGCCACTTTTCTTGAGTGCATTGCCGATGAAATTCTAGCGTTAGGCGATGCGTTGGTTGAACGTGCGATGGCGGAATCCGGTTTGCCCAAGATGCGTATTGAAGGCGAGCGCGGTCGTACGATGGGGCAATTGCGCTTGTTCGCTGGCGTGGTACGTTTGGGCAAGGCGACGGATGCTCGCATTGATCCTGCAATGCCGAACCGCGCGCCCTTGCCTCGCTCTGATTTGCGTTTCCAAAAAATTGCCCTTGGCCCTGTCGCCGTGTTTGGTGCAAGTAACTTCCCATTGGCATTTTCGGTTGCCGGTGGTGACACGGCGTCGGCCTTGGCGGCAGGTTGTCCTGTGATTGTTAAGGCGCATTCGGCGCACCCTGGTACGTCTGAATTGGTTGGCCGCGCTATCACGGCGGCGGTAAAAAAATGTGGGCTTCCTGCGGGTGTCTTTTCTCTTCTTTATGGCTCCGGTAGCGACATCGGCGGGGCACTTGTTGCGCACCCAGCGATTAAGGCGGTGGGGTTTACTGGTTCTCGTCGTGGCGGCGTTGCGCTAATGAATATTGCTGCAAATCGCCCTGAGCCCATTCCGGTTTACGCGGAAATGAGCAGCATCAACCCGGTTTTTGTGATGCCAGAAAAATTGTCTGCTGAAGCGCAAAGTGTGGCGAAAGGTTTTGTCGGCTCACTTGCTATGGGCGCAGGTCAATTCTGTACCAACCCCGGTATGGTGATTTTATTGAAAGGCGCGGCGGCCGAGACGTTCAAGGCGACGGTGGCCAGCGAAGTGCAAGCATTAGGCACACAAACCATGCTAACACCGGGTATTTACCAAGCGTATTGCGAGGGTGTGGCTCAGCTTAATAATAATACGGCAGTGAGTTTACTCGCCAAAGGCAATGACAGCGATCAGCCAAACCAGTGCTGCCCACATGTGTTTGCGACCAGCGCGCAAGCGTTCTTGGCGGATGCGTCAATGGAAGATGAAGTATTTGGTTCAACGTCTTTGATCATCGAATGCGATACCTTGGATGAATACAAGGTGGTGGCTGAGCACTTAGAAGGTCAATTGACCGCGACCATTCAAATGTCCGATGCGGATGTTGATGCGGTTCGAGCTTTGTTGCCAACACTTGAGCGAAAAGTCGGTCGTATTCTTTGTAATGGCTACCCAACTGGAGTGGAAGTGTGTCATTCCATGGTGCATGGCGGGCCTTTCCCTGCGACGTCGGACAGTCGTTCTACGTCTGTTGGCAGCGCCGCGATTGATCGATTCTTGCGTCCTGTCTGTTACCAAGATTTCCCAAGTTCATTGATCCCTGAAGCCATTCAAGACAACAATCCTTTGAATGTGCCGCAATTGGTGGATGGCCAATTCAAGTAG
- the pyrR gene encoding bifunctional pyr operon transcriptional regulator/uracil phosphoribosyltransferase PyrR, which produces MTLHLDKALMSMKAQLADYCKEKNIEDAIVVGIHSGGVWVAEQLMTVVPTTEPLATLDITFYRDDFTKVGLNPKVNQTLLPAIEGRHVILVDDVLMSGRTIRAAMNEIFDFGRPASITLAILYDLGQRELPIAADIVGEHLTLSADQRVKLTGPTPLSVSVVVTH; this is translated from the coding sequence ATGACGTTACATTTAGACAAGGCTCTGATGTCTATGAAGGCTCAGTTGGCTGATTATTGTAAAGAAAAAAACATTGAAGACGCTATTGTGGTGGGCATTCATAGTGGGGGCGTCTGGGTAGCAGAGCAACTGATGACGGTAGTTCCGACGACAGAGCCGTTGGCCACCTTAGACATTACCTTTTACCGCGATGATTTCACCAAAGTGGGTTTAAATCCAAAAGTAAATCAAACGCTATTGCCTGCGATTGAAGGCCGCCATGTTATCTTGGTCGACGATGTGTTGATGTCAGGGAGAACCATTCGCGCTGCGATGAACGAGATTTTTGATTTTGGCCGACCTGCCAGTATTACCTTGGCGATTTTGTACGATCTGGGTCAGCGAGAGTTGCCTATTGCCGCCGATATAGTGGGCGAACATCTGACGTTGAGTGCAGACCAAAGGGTGAAGCTGACAGGACCAACGCCATTGAGCGTTTCTGTGGTTGTGACCCATTAA